A section of the Candidatus Latescibacterota bacterium genome encodes:
- a CDS encoding GNAT family N-acetyltransferase, with product MADLEGSPDIILVLPKGHVLAAVAPVAGYSVQALPASSDAWWIAIHRQAVPAFGESDLKDWLQRYRDLALRDGILVATDDATGAPVATAGSLANSKGGMFPEGGQIGWVATVPEHRQRGLASWLTALVTQRLQAEGFRNIFLCTGDDMPGAISVYLRLGYRPCLYASDQAARWARICAAIGAEYTPAAWPSVEEYLAG from the coding sequence GTGGCGGATCTTGAGGGAAGCCCGGACATCATCCTGGTGTTGCCGAAGGGGCATGTGCTCGCCGCGGTGGCGCCGGTCGCGGGCTATTCCGTGCAGGCGCTGCCGGCGTCGTCCGACGCTTGGTGGATCGCGATCCACCGCCAGGCCGTCCCCGCGTTCGGCGAGTCGGACCTGAAGGACTGGCTGCAAAGGTACCGGGACCTGGCGCTGCGCGACGGGATCCTCGTCGCGACGGACGACGCGACCGGCGCCCCGGTGGCGACCGCCGGCAGCCTCGCCAACTCGAAGGGCGGGATGTTTCCCGAGGGCGGGCAGATCGGCTGGGTCGCCACCGTCCCCGAACATCGCCAGCGCGGCCTGGCGAGCTGGCTGACCGCGCTGGTGACGCAGCGTCTTCAGGCGGAGGGCTTCCGGAACATCTTCCTGTGCACCGGGGACGACATGCCGGGCGCCATCAGCGTGTACCTGCGCCTGGGGTATCGGCCGTGCCTCTACGCGAGCGACCAGGCGGCGCGCTGGGCGCGGATCTGCGCGGCGATAGGGGCTGAGTACACGCCGGCGGCGTGGCCGAGCGTTGAGGAGTACTTGGCGGGGTGA
- a CDS encoding T9SS type A sorting domain-containing protein, translating to MRRRVRAVAAMALALSGLEAGWVSAAEYVVPTDFERLGEALQAAGPGDTVTVRPGEYPLFGHIGTEETELLIRSSGGPTVTILLGDDPWGLGADFTFGWGITPTTVLQGFTFRNFDRSAIRIFGGSPSLSNLVFENCGTTGFVDSFGGAINCQAGSPVLAGVRFVENHTLSGGAFANSGGSPVFFGCSFESNWAWYGGAVHLGGGSPSFIACDFIDNEVRTDYSWEDQSYVDAYGGAVYITGNSTVAPTFSQCRFIHNQALDAVQHGTEAIGGACYTRGGCTPTFTGCTMVDNSADTRGGAVLATDEAQPTFSSTIIAFTSEGGGLVVEGVTAGVTLACCDVYGNNGGDYVGMDDPTGQDGNISANPLFCDPDAREYTLAAGSPCLPAGNDCGVQIGAYGEGCAWPTAVEDAPAQAGGGVALDCHPNPFNPTTVFSFEVPAPARVSLTVYDVTGRHVQSLVHTDLPAGQHAVDFDGSGLGSGVYLAVLRIGERHAERKFTLVK from the coding sequence ATGCGGCGAAGAGTTCGTGCGGTGGCGGCCATGGCCCTGGCCCTCTCGGGGCTTGAGGCGGGCTGGGTGTCGGCGGCGGAGTACGTCGTCCCGACGGACTTCGAACGCCTCGGCGAAGCGCTCCAGGCCGCCGGTCCTGGCGACACCGTGACCGTCCGGCCAGGCGAGTACCCGCTCTTCGGGCACATCGGAACTGAGGAGACGGAGCTGCTGATTCGCTCGTCGGGCGGTCCCACGGTGACGATACTCCTCGGTGACGATCCCTGGGGACTGGGGGCAGACTTCACCTTCGGATGGGGCATAACGCCCACGACGGTTCTGCAGGGGTTCACGTTCAGGAACTTCGACCGCAGCGCGATACGGATCTTCGGCGGCTCGCCGTCCTTGAGCAATCTCGTGTTCGAGAATTGCGGCACCACTGGATTCGTCGACTCATTCGGTGGCGCCATCAATTGCCAAGCGGGCAGTCCAGTACTCGCCGGTGTCCGCTTCGTCGAGAACCACACGTTGAGCGGGGGTGCGTTCGCCAATAGCGGCGGCTCACCGGTCTTTTTCGGCTGCAGCTTCGAGTCAAACTGGGCGTGGTACGGTGGAGCGGTGCATCTAGGCGGCGGCAGCCCGAGCTTCATCGCCTGCGACTTCATCGACAACGAGGTGAGGACGGACTACAGCTGGGAGGACCAGTCCTACGTCGATGCCTATGGTGGCGCGGTGTACATCACCGGGAACTCAACCGTCGCCCCCACCTTCAGCCAATGCCGGTTCATCCACAATCAAGCGCTGGATGCCGTGCAGCACGGCACGGAAGCCATCGGCGGCGCCTGCTATACCAGGGGCGGATGTACCCCCACCTTCACCGGATGCACCATGGTGGACAACAGCGCCGACACGCGCGGCGGCGCGGTGCTGGCGACCGACGAGGCGCAGCCCACGTTCAGCAGCACGATCATCGCGTTCACGTCCGAAGGCGGCGGGCTGGTGGTCGAGGGCGTGACCGCGGGCGTTACGCTTGCCTGCTGTGACGTCTACGGCAACAACGGCGGCGACTACGTCGGCATGGACGACCCCACGGGGCAGGACGGCAACATCAGCGCCAACCCCCTCTTCTGCGATCCGGACGCGCGCGAGTACACGCTGGCAGCCGGGTCGCCCTGCCTGCCGGCCGGCAACGACTGCGGCGTGCAGATCGGCGCGTATGGCGAAGGCTGCGCGTGGCCGACCGCGGTGGAGGACGCGCCGGCGCAGGCCGGCGGGGGCGTCGCCCTGGACTGCCACCCGAACCCTTTCAATCCGACCACGGTCTTCAGCTTCGAAGTGCCCGCACCGGCACGCGTGTCGCTCACGGTCTACGACGTGACCGGGCGCCACGTGCAATCCCTGGTCCACACCGATCTGCCGGCGGGCCAGCATGCGGTGGACTTCGACGGCAGCGGGCTGGGCTCGGGGGTCTACCTGGCGGTGCTGCGCATCGGGGAGCGGCACGCGGAGCGGAAGTTCACACTCGTGAAGTAG